In one window of Photobacterium leiognathi DNA:
- the pfkB gene encoding 1-phosphofructokinase has translation MNNPAVKVVTVTLNPALDLIGHLSTLTAGTVNVVDQGSLHPAGKGVNVAKVLAELGAEVTVTGLLGADNQEGFCQLFEQIGVTDKFVRVAGATRINVKLVEQDGRVSDINFPGVSVTHDDIAQFEATLFELAESHDVFVLAGSLPRGISPQQCALWIEKLQQLGKQVLFDSSKAAFEVGLEAKPWLVKPNDEELAEWAKRELVSESDIIEVAEQLSNKHIDNVVVSLGANGVMWRDSEGWLRAKPPKMTVMSTVGAGDTLVAGMCWGHLNGWNKAKTLSFATALSAYAVTQVGVGVDDLAAVKNIEDSVQLS, from the coding sequence ATGAATAATCCTGCAGTTAAAGTTGTCACCGTGACATTAAATCCTGCTTTAGATCTGATTGGTCATTTATCAACACTCACAGCAGGTACTGTGAATGTGGTTGACCAAGGCTCGCTTCATCCGGCGGGAAAAGGCGTCAACGTTGCTAAGGTACTGGCTGAATTAGGCGCAGAGGTAACAGTGACAGGGTTACTTGGTGCAGATAATCAAGAAGGCTTTTGTCAGCTATTTGAACAAATTGGCGTTACCGATAAGTTTGTTCGCGTGGCGGGTGCGACAAGAATTAACGTTAAGTTAGTTGAACAAGACGGACGTGTAAGTGATATCAACTTCCCGGGTGTTAGCGTAACGCATGATGATATTGCGCAGTTCGAAGCAACCTTATTTGAGCTAGCTGAGAGTCACGATGTCTTTGTACTTGCAGGCAGCCTACCGCGCGGTATTTCACCACAGCAATGTGCGTTATGGATCGAAAAACTGCAACAGCTTGGTAAGCAAGTATTGTTTGACAGCAGTAAAGCGGCGTTTGAAGTCGGACTCGAAGCTAAACCTTGGCTGGTTAAACCAAATGATGAAGAGCTAGCTGAGTGGGCGAAACGTGAATTAGTATCTGAAAGCGACATCATCGAAGTTGCGGAGCAATTATCTAATAAACATATCGATAATGTTGTTGTGTCATTGGGTGCTAACGGTGTGATGTGGCGAGATAGTGAAGGTTGGCTGCGTGCTAAACCACCCAAAATGACCGTAATGAGCACAGTTGGTGCGGGCGATACATTAGTTGCTGGAATGTGTTGGGGACATCTAAACGGTTGGAATAAAGCAAAAACCTTAAGTTTTGCTACTGCGCTTTCTGCCTACGCTGTTACCCAAGTAGGTGTTGGTGTAGATGATTTAGCAGCTGTAAAAAACATAGAAGATAGCGTTCAACTTTCATAA
- the fruA gene encoding PTS fructose transporter subunit IIBC, with product MKISIVTACPSGIATTLIAAGLLEKAAAELKWQANIECHTTLKPTQLLTEQQIEQSDYIVIAANAEVDEQRFVGKKVYRSDVSACMENPTAWLQEAVNQSQELVAESVVTTPNSSKKKIVAITACPTGVAHTFMAAEALETEAKRQEYDVKVETRGSVGAKNQLTAEEIEAADLVIIAADIDVDLSRFNGKPLYKTSTGLALKKTAQEIDNAFAQAAPYQHSVKETTEKKEEKAGVYKHLMTGVSYMLPLVVAGGLSIALSFVFGIEAFKEQGTLAAALMKIGGDSAFALMVPVLAGFIAFSIADRPGLAPGLIGGMLASSTGAGFLGGIVAGFLAGYSAKFLVEKVKLPQSMDALKPILIIPFVASLITGLVMIYVVGGPVSAAMEGLTHFLNTMGSANAVLLGIILGCMMCFDLGGPVNKAAYTFGVGLLASHTYAPMAAVMAAGMVPAMGMGLATFLAKRKFAASENEAGKASFVLGLCFISEGAIPFAARDPMRVIPCCMLGGALTGALSMLFGAKLMAPHGGLFVLLIPNAITPALLYLVAIIAGTLVTGISYAILKRPEAENNSSLVSAKA from the coding sequence ATGAAGATTAGTATCGTTACCGCATGTCCAAGTGGCATTGCAACAACATTGATTGCCGCTGGATTATTAGAAAAAGCCGCAGCAGAGCTAAAATGGCAAGCTAATATTGAATGTCACACCACATTAAAGCCAACACAGTTATTAACTGAGCAACAAATTGAGCAATCAGACTACATTGTGATTGCTGCCAATGCAGAGGTTGATGAGCAGCGTTTTGTGGGTAAGAAAGTCTACCGCAGTGATGTTTCAGCATGCATGGAAAACCCAACAGCATGGCTACAAGAGGCGGTTAATCAATCGCAGGAATTGGTTGCTGAAAGTGTTGTAACAACACCTAATTCAAGCAAGAAAAAGATTGTGGCAATTACAGCGTGCCCAACAGGTGTTGCACATACCTTTATGGCTGCTGAAGCATTAGAAACGGAAGCTAAACGTCAGGAGTACGATGTTAAAGTTGAAACTCGTGGCTCTGTTGGGGCTAAAAACCAATTAACCGCAGAAGAAATTGAAGCTGCTGATTTGGTGATTATTGCCGCTGACATTGATGTGGATTTATCACGCTTTAATGGAAAGCCTCTTTATAAAACCAGTACGGGCTTGGCGCTTAAGAAAACAGCACAGGAAATTGATAACGCTTTTGCTCAAGCAGCGCCTTATCAACATAGTGTAAAAGAAACCACAGAGAAGAAAGAAGAGAAAGCAGGTGTGTACAAACACCTAATGACAGGCGTTTCCTACATGCTGCCATTAGTGGTTGCTGGTGGCTTATCAATTGCGTTGTCATTTGTTTTCGGTATCGAAGCATTTAAAGAGCAGGGAACACTAGCAGCAGCATTAATGAAAATTGGTGGTGATTCTGCCTTTGCATTAATGGTGCCTGTTCTGGCTGGTTTTATTGCTTTCTCCATTGCAGATCGCCCTGGTCTAGCGCCTGGTTTAATTGGCGGTATGTTAGCAAGTTCAACAGGGGCTGGCTTTTTAGGTGGTATCGTTGCAGGTTTCTTAGCAGGTTACAGTGCGAAATTCCTAGTGGAAAAAGTGAAATTACCGCAATCAATGGATGCCTTAAAACCTATCCTAATCATTCCATTCGTTGCTAGCTTAATTACTGGCTTGGTAATGATTTATGTTGTCGGTGGTCCAGTATCTGCGGCTATGGAAGGGTTAACCCATTTCCTTAATACCATGGGATCTGCGAATGCGGTTTTATTGGGTATCATTCTTGGCTGTATGATGTGTTTCGACCTAGGTGGTCCTGTTAATAAAGCAGCATATACATTTGGTGTTGGCTTATTAGCATCTCATACTTATGCGCCAATGGCTGCAGTAATGGCGGCGGGTATGGTGCCAGCTATGGGTATGGGTCTAGCCACTTTTCTTGCAAAACGTAAGTTCGCTGCAAGTGAAAATGAAGCAGGTAAAGCATCGTTTGTACTAGGCTTATGTTTTATCTCTGAAGGTGCGATTCCGTTTGCGGCACGCGATCCAATGCGTGTGATCCCATGCTGTATGTTAGGTGGTGCGTTAACAGGTGCATTATCTATGCTATTCGGTGCAAAACTAATGGCACCACACGGCGGTTTATTTGTTCTGCTTATTCCTAATGCAATTACACCAGCGTTACTTTACTTAGTCGCTATTATTGCAGGTACATTAGTTACAGGTATTTCTTATGCAATCCTGAAACGTCCAGAAGCAGAAAACAATTCATCACTTGTATCAGCGAAAGCTTAA
- a CDS encoding DEAD/DEAH box helicase, which translates to MPFSKLGLSDSIVKAVTEMGYTSPTPIQEKAIPVALTGKNLMAAAQTGTGKTASFVLPILQMLNDGIKVRPKRVRALILAPTRELAVQVEDNIKQYSKHLNLKSMAMYGGVDYEPQKRRLIEGVDILVATPGRLLDMYTQRAIHFDAIEILVLDEADRMLDMGFIEDINKIVERLPVERQNMLFSATLSDQVRFLAKTAVRNPIEISVAKDASADPKIDQWLVTVDKDMKSSLLSHLIQEQQWDQALIFIETKHGAAKLVTQLEKRGIKAESFHSGRSQGVRSQLLEDFKNGKLQYLIATGVASRGIDIEQLTRVVNYDLPFPPEEYVHRIGRTGRAGASGEAISFVSKDNFKNLCMIESLLGHLIVRKEIEGFKPKKEVPVSILNYKPKFKKPAKPRDDAEGENNERKPRRDNRSRNNASRGDKPKSAKPKRRKPITDRETGLPRAPRKPKPQQ; encoded by the coding sequence ATGCCATTCTCTAAGCTTGGATTAAGCGATTCTATCGTTAAAGCCGTAACCGAAATGGGTTACACCTCTCCGACACCTATTCAAGAAAAAGCCATTCCAGTTGCTCTAACAGGTAAAAACCTGATGGCTGCTGCGCAAACAGGTACAGGTAAAACAGCGAGTTTCGTATTACCAATCTTACAAATGCTAAATGATGGCATTAAGGTTCGCCCTAAGCGTGTGCGTGCATTAATTCTTGCCCCTACTCGTGAACTGGCTGTACAAGTAGAAGACAACATTAAGCAATACAGCAAACACTTAAACCTTAAATCAATGGCGATGTACGGTGGTGTGGATTACGAACCACAAAAACGTCGTTTAATTGAAGGTGTCGATATTTTAGTGGCAACACCGGGTCGTCTGTTAGATATGTACACCCAACGTGCGATTCACTTTGATGCGATTGAAATTTTAGTGCTTGATGAAGCCGACCGTATGCTTGATATGGGCTTTATTGAAGACATTAATAAGATCGTTGAGCGCTTACCGGTTGAACGCCAAAACATGCTGTTCTCAGCAACTTTATCTGATCAGGTGCGCTTCCTAGCAAAAACTGCAGTACGTAATCCGATTGAAATCTCAGTCGCTAAAGACGCCTCTGCCGATCCTAAAATTGATCAATGGTTAGTGACCGTTGATAAAGACATGAAATCGTCATTACTTAGTCACCTAATTCAAGAACAACAATGGGATCAAGCGTTGATCTTCATTGAAACCAAACATGGTGCGGCTAAATTAGTAACACAGCTAGAAAAGCGCGGTATTAAAGCAGAATCTTTCCACAGTGGTCGTAGCCAAGGCGTACGTTCACAGCTATTAGAAGATTTTAAAAACGGCAAACTGCAATACTTAATTGCAACTGGCGTAGCATCACGTGGTATCGATATTGAGCAATTAACGCGTGTGGTTAACTACGATTTACCGTTCCCACCAGAAGAATATGTTCACCGTATTGGTCGTACAGGTCGTGCTGGCGCATCAGGTGAAGCGATTTCATTTGTATCAAAAGATAACTTCAAAAACCTATGTATGATTGAGAGCCTATTAGGCCACTTAATTGTTCGTAAAGAAATTGAAGGCTTTAAACCTAAAAAAGAAGTGCCAGTTTCAATTTTGAACTATAAACCAAAGTTCAAGAAACCAGCGAAACCTCGCGATGATGCAGAAGGTGAAAATAACGAGCGTAAACCACGTCGTGACAATCGTAGCCGTAACAATGCATCTCGTGGTGATAAGCCTAAATCAGCCAAGCCTAAACGCCGTAAGCCTATTACAGATCGTGAAACAGGTTTACCTCGTGCACCACGTAAGCCTAAGCCACAACAATAA
- a CDS encoding sulfurtransferase, which translates to MTKWQNILKNLSVFVFVIVGLFTSMSALAQQSYVVDPNWLKEQIKTKQPIVIFDSRSKEEYDQGHIPNAISFPVDDTYVVQDRAYYVKNKVNIAPLLREKGVTKDAKVIVYDQGELMFASRLLWVLELYGIKDLAILNGGLDGWKEKNDVSQVAHSLPASDYVPVLNPSIYASTTVAKVAVHNPKYNLYDSRTYDEYLGKKSMTSKYGRIPKAKYIDLSEFFTIDENGNKFLKIQAELDEVLAHLDKSKKNITYCNKGTASTLSYYLLKQAGFNVAHYDGSWIDWSEKGLPIEK; encoded by the coding sequence ATGACTAAATGGCAAAACATATTGAAAAATTTATCAGTTTTTGTGTTTGTTATCGTGGGTCTCTTTACCAGTATGAGTGCCTTGGCACAACAAAGTTATGTCGTCGACCCTAATTGGCTGAAAGAGCAAATAAAAACGAAGCAGCCGATAGTGATTTTTGATAGCCGATCTAAAGAAGAATATGATCAAGGACATATCCCTAATGCGATCAGTTTTCCTGTCGATGATACTTATGTAGTTCAAGATCGCGCATATTACGTTAAAAATAAAGTCAACATAGCCCCATTGTTGAGAGAGAAAGGAGTAACGAAAGACGCTAAAGTGATTGTGTATGATCAAGGTGAACTCATGTTTGCGTCGCGACTACTCTGGGTATTAGAGCTCTACGGTATTAAAGATTTAGCGATTTTAAATGGCGGTCTTGATGGCTGGAAAGAGAAGAACGACGTTTCTCAAGTAGCACATTCATTACCTGCTTCCGATTATGTGCCTGTGCTTAATCCAAGTATTTATGCAAGTACTACGGTTGCAAAAGTAGCGGTTCATAACCCGAAATATAATCTATATGACAGCCGCACTTATGATGAATATTTAGGTAAGAAATCAATGACCAGTAAATATGGTCGCATACCTAAAGCAAAATATATTGATTTAAGTGAGTTTTTTACTATTGATGAAAATGGTAATAAATTTCTTAAAATACAAGCTGAACTTGATGAAGTATTAGCACACTTAGACAAATCAAAGAAAAATATTACTTACTGCAATAAAGGTACGGCATCGACATTATCTTATTACTTATTAAAACAAGCTGGCTTTAATGTAGCGCATTATGATGGTTCTTGGATTGATTGGTCTGAAAAAGGATTACCCATCGAAAAATAG
- a CDS encoding ATP-binding protein, translated as MMKENVNDNSIAKEKSDQLNTKITHEHDIHHLYHKTSLFSKIALVMSTVLLCVMISALYISYYNNTQRVVKDIKVMMNTISPLLVDTAIYQDTETAIELNRYLEGHKEILSLSLYDLDGELLHFYENGDGENYQPLKQTPGLSIYKGNYKLTYPVSFNGDDIFNYVVYYSSSEIITTILIHIFVFILPFLFFICFILIYMYRKVTRPLTFLIGQLPKIGSGGVNISDVGDAEGEVSLLASELKKADECIHNTESKLQGLNRKLREQADDLSEAIKIKSEFMANMSHEIRTPMNGVLGFVQCLEERKMDKESRRQIGYIKESAYSLLAIINEILDYSKLESGNVELHLTPFAFNPFVHSCITPFIHQAKIKKIHVSTEIGDDIASSFIADEGRLRQILINLVGNAVKFTHTGSVTLSVERLSSPLQYCEELRKYNDKHIQWIRFKVIDTGIGIAGEKLAFIFDSYRQADGSISRQFGGTGLGLSISNSLCKLMSAELKVESCIGQGTTFWFDIPLKQFDEKHSENSDESIQNTNLSMYEDRKILVAEDSMVNQQLIKAFLTAFGLKNIVVVNDGVQAVEYMIENTADIILMDCQMPNMGGLEATELIRKMQSIHRPVIIALTANVLEEEKQRCFKSGMDDFLTKPIEKVILYKSLQRAFNHENGDDLAANI; from the coding sequence ATGATGAAGGAAAATGTGAACGATAACTCTATTGCAAAAGAAAAGAGTGATCAATTAAATACAAAGATTACGCACGAGCATGATATTCATCATTTGTATCACAAAACAAGCTTATTTAGTAAAATTGCGCTGGTCATGAGTACAGTTCTACTTTGTGTCATGATATCAGCGCTTTATATTAGTTATTATAATAATACACAGCGTGTTGTGAAAGATATTAAAGTGATGATGAATACCATTTCACCATTACTGGTTGATACTGCCATTTACCAAGACACTGAAACGGCCATTGAACTTAATCGCTATTTAGAAGGTCATAAAGAGATACTTTCTCTGTCCTTGTACGATTTAGATGGGGAGTTGCTGCATTTTTATGAAAACGGTGATGGTGAAAATTATCAGCCATTAAAACAAACCCCAGGTTTATCTATTTATAAAGGTAACTATAAGCTCACTTACCCAGTATCATTTAATGGTGATGATATATTTAATTATGTGGTTTATTACAGCTCTTCAGAAATTATTACTACAATTTTAATTCATATTTTTGTTTTTATTCTGCCATTTTTATTCTTTATATGCTTTATTCTGATTTATATGTACCGCAAGGTAACAAGGCCGTTAACGTTTTTAATTGGTCAATTACCAAAAATAGGCTCAGGCGGCGTTAACATTTCAGATGTTGGAGATGCAGAAGGCGAAGTATCCTTATTAGCATCAGAATTAAAAAAAGCCGACGAGTGCATCCATAATACTGAAAGCAAATTGCAAGGATTAAATCGAAAGTTACGTGAGCAAGCAGATGACTTAAGTGAAGCAATTAAAATAAAATCAGAGTTTATGGCGAATATGAGTCATGAAATCCGTACCCCAATGAACGGTGTACTTGGCTTTGTCCAATGCTTAGAAGAGAGAAAAATGGATAAAGAATCTCGTCGTCAGATTGGGTATATCAAGGAATCAGCGTATTCATTATTAGCGATTATTAATGAAATATTGGATTATTCGAAATTAGAATCAGGTAATGTTGAATTACACTTAACGCCTTTTGCTTTCAATCCTTTTGTTCATAGTTGTATTACGCCATTTATTCATCAAGCCAAAATAAAGAAGATCCATGTTTCAACAGAAATCGGAGACGACATTGCGTCTAGTTTTATTGCAGATGAAGGGCGCTTACGTCAAATACTCATTAATTTAGTCGGTAATGCGGTTAAGTTTACTCATACAGGCTCTGTTACATTGAGTGTTGAGCGTTTATCTTCACCATTACAATATTGTGAAGAATTAAGAAAATATAATGATAAACATATTCAATGGATAAGGTTTAAAGTGATTGATACAGGTATTGGCATTGCAGGAGAAAAGCTCGCCTTTATTTTTGATTCTTACCGCCAGGCAGATGGTTCTATCTCTCGTCAATTTGGTGGGACTGGGCTGGGTTTATCAATCTCGAACAGCTTGTGTAAGCTGATGTCTGCAGAGCTCAAGGTCGAAAGTTGTATCGGGCAAGGGACGACCTTTTGGTTCGATATTCCATTGAAACAGTTCGATGAGAAACACAGTGAAAATAGCGATGAGAGTATTCAAAATACGAATTTATCCATGTACGAAGATCGCAAGATTTTAGTTGCTGAAGATAGCATGGTAAATCAGCAATTAATTAAGGCTTTTCTAACAGCATTTGGACTTAAAAATATAGTGGTTGTAAACGATGGCGTACAAGCCGTTGAGTATATGATAGAAAATACCGCTGATATTATCTTAATGGATTGTCAGATGCCCAATATGGGAGGGCTGGAAGCAACAGAATTAATAAGAAAAATGCAGTCCATTCATCGTCCCGTTATTATTGCGTTAACAGCGAATGTGTTAGAGGAAGAAAAACAACGTTGTTTTAAATCTGGAATGGATGACTTTCTGACAAAACCCATTGAAAAAGTTATTTTATATAAAAGTCTGCAACGGGCTTTTAATCATGAGAATGGTGATGATTTAGCAGCAAATATATAA
- the def gene encoding peptide deformylase, with translation MAVLEILTEPNPKLRVQAEEVTDVKAEHIQTLIDDMLQTMYETGNGIGLAAPQVGRKESIIVIDLSEERNEPQVFVNPKIVRGENPVVGQEGCLSVPDYYADVERFEKIELTALDRDGNDIHFERDDFLAIALQHEIDHLKGILFIDYLSPLKRQMAMKKVKKYLKMQEKAAK, from the coding sequence ATGGCAGTTTTAGAAATTTTAACCGAACCAAATCCAAAGCTACGCGTTCAAGCTGAAGAAGTAACAGACGTAAAAGCTGAACACATCCAAACGCTTATCGACGACATGCTACAAACCATGTACGAAACGGGTAATGGTATTGGTTTAGCTGCTCCTCAAGTAGGCCGCAAAGAATCTATTATTGTTATCGACTTATCTGAAGAGCGTAATGAGCCACAGGTATTCGTTAACCCTAAGATCGTTCGTGGTGAGAACCCAGTGGTTGGTCAAGAAGGCTGTCTATCAGTACCTGATTACTACGCAGACGTAGAGCGTTTCGAGAAAATCGAACTGACTGCACTGGATCGCGATGGTAATGACATTCACTTTGAGCGTGATGATTTCCTTGCGATTGCACTACAGCATGAAATCGATCACCTAAAAGGTATTCTATTCATTGATTACCTATCGCCACTTAAGCGTCAAATGGCAATGAAAAAAGTGAAGAAATACTTAAAGATGCAAGAGAAAGCAGCTAAGTAA
- a CDS encoding LD-carboxypeptidase: protein MNTMKNNALDSDLICAKEFNQVALISCSTQYDEQTVDNVVKTFIDHGYMVTTKYLNQVISDLGYVNTDQERANNLITALLDPTIDVLWFFRGGGGALNLLPYLHAYKTQLGEIKPKTIVGFSDVTAIHSFINNELGWQSVHAINASTNKATNGGNEQPIPDLKALMHEGVSYNTVLPLNELAKTTAVSGQLIGGNHTLVGATFGTKYQPDFANKVLLLEDIGVTYRQLDRYLQQLLFLKDFDVNAIVFGQYYQMDQNDQDRLVYKKVLEIFAGQFDKPVYYFPFIGHGKHNQPVILGRQVSLQRHDNNEHGIPSDYCTLQQ, encoded by the coding sequence ATGAATACAATGAAAAATAATGCGTTAGATTCCGATCTTATTTGCGCAAAAGAATTTAACCAAGTCGCCCTGATTTCCTGCTCAACCCAATATGATGAGCAAACTGTCGATAATGTGGTAAAGACCTTTATCGATCACGGCTACATGGTCACCACCAAATACTTAAATCAAGTGATTTCAGACTTAGGTTACGTCAATACCGATCAAGAGCGTGCCAATAATCTGATCACCGCCCTGCTTGATCCAACTATTGATGTATTGTGGTTTTTCCGAGGCGGCGGCGGTGCATTAAACCTATTGCCATATTTACACGCTTATAAAACGCAGCTTGGTGAAATCAAACCCAAGACCATTGTCGGTTTTAGCGATGTTACTGCCATTCACAGCTTTATTAATAATGAGCTAGGCTGGCAGTCGGTTCATGCAATTAATGCGTCAACCAATAAAGCGACCAACGGCGGTAACGAACAACCGATTCCAGATCTAAAAGCACTCATGCATGAAGGTGTTAGCTATAACACGGTATTACCGCTTAACGAGTTAGCGAAAACAACCGCAGTTTCAGGACAGCTGATTGGTGGCAATCACACCTTAGTTGGCGCTACCTTTGGCACGAAATATCAGCCAGACTTTGCCAATAAAGTGTTATTGCTTGAAGACATAGGTGTGACTTACCGTCAGTTAGATCGCTACTTACAACAACTCTTGTTCTTAAAAGACTTTGATGTGAATGCGATTGTGTTTGGTCAGTACTACCAAATGGATCAAAACGATCAAGATCGCTTAGTGTACAAAAAGGTTTTAGAGATCTTTGCTGGGCAGTTTGATAAGCCTGTTTATTACTTCCCGTTTATCGGGCACGGTAAGCATAACCAGCCAGTTATTTTGGGTCGCCAAGTATCGTTACAACGTCACGACAATAACGAACATGGTATACCATCGGATTATTGTACGTTGCAGCAATAA
- a CDS encoding anhydro-N-acetylmuramic acid kinase, with translation MEKYIGLMSGTSMDGVDAVLVEMNDHNIKLLGNHDYPMPSDLKQALLDVCIGQSTNLQQIGELDHRLGQLFADAVNALLEKTQTSASAIKAVASHGQTVFHAPDSPYPFTMQLGDPNIIAAKTGITTVADFRRKDMAFGGQGAPLVPAFHQQLFSDKHINRVILNIGGISNITVLTPNKPVIGFDTGAGNMLMDAWINQHLQQSYDKNAQWALSGKVNSELLTRLLQEPYLALTPPKSTGRELFNLPWLEQHLTGLIIEPQDVQATLAEFTAITIANDVSKTAQDTPDNMPNELLVCGGGAHNPLLMQRLAALLPDWTVTTTSERGVDSDNMEAMAFAWLGYRTLHGLSGNLPEVTGASRLTTLGAIYPAQ, from the coding sequence ATGGAAAAATATATTGGACTAATGTCAGGTACTAGCATGGATGGCGTAGATGCCGTTCTGGTTGAAATGAATGATCACAATATTAAGCTATTAGGCAATCATGACTACCCAATGCCAAGTGATTTAAAACAAGCATTACTGGATGTTTGTATCGGTCAAAGCACAAACCTTCAACAAATTGGCGAGCTTGATCATCGCTTGGGTCAACTCTTTGCCGATGCTGTTAATGCCTTACTAGAAAAAACACAAACATCGGCTAGTGCCATTAAGGCCGTCGCCAGTCACGGACAAACAGTATTTCATGCGCCTGATTCACCCTATCCTTTTACTATGCAATTAGGCGATCCCAATATCATTGCCGCTAAAACGGGAATAACTACGGTTGCTGATTTTCGTCGTAAAGACATGGCATTTGGCGGTCAAGGCGCGCCTTTAGTACCTGCATTCCACCAGCAATTATTTAGCGACAAACACATTAATCGTGTGATTTTAAATATTGGCGGTATTTCCAATATCACCGTACTGACACCAAATAAACCTGTGATTGGTTTTGATACTGGTGCTGGCAACATGTTAATGGATGCGTGGATCAACCAACATCTTCAACAAAGCTATGATAAAAATGCACAATGGGCATTATCAGGAAAGGTTAATTCAGAGCTATTAACTCGCCTACTACAAGAGCCTTATCTAGCCCTAACTCCCCCAAAAAGCACTGGACGTGAATTGTTTAACTTACCGTGGTTAGAGCAGCATTTAACTGGCTTGATTATTGAGCCACAAGATGTACAAGCAACATTAGCTGAATTCACTGCTATAACTATTGCTAATGATGTCAGTAAAACAGCCCAAGACACGCCTGATAACATGCCAAACGAGTTATTAGTTTGTGGTGGCGGAGCCCATAACCCACTATTAATGCAACGTTTAGCCGCATTGCTACCAGATTGGACAGTCACGACCACCAGCGAACGTGGTGTGGATAGCGATAATATGGAAGCAATGGCTTTTGCATGGCTGGGCTATCGTACATTACATGGCTTATCTGGCAATTTACCTGAAGTTACTGGTGCTTCTCGTTTAACGACCTTAGGTGCCATTTACCCTGCACAGTGA